The segment CTCCATCCCTTTTCCACTAAAGTCTCGTAGGGATATCGAGATGGGGAAAATGCTATTCTAAGGTTGTACTCCAGGCCACCTATCATTTCGTGGTAATTGCCACCATCGACAGAATTCTTTTCTTGCTGGCATGTCCACTTGATCTGTCGAGAGCCAAAGCTAATGACCCGCGATGACACGAGATGTTCCTGAAATGTCCAAATTCGCATATGCACAGGGTCATTGTCTGTGGAACCGTCCAAGTCCATTTCCGACAAGAGCAAGGATCCTCGAGTCTCGTGGCCATCAACTTTCCACTCGTAAGGCAACTCAAAGATCGAGCCGTAACACCGATCAACTGTTCTGGATTGTAGAAATCCCTCGCCGCAGTCCGAAGCGCTTGCTGCTGAAATTAGAATGCCTGCCTGCTTGTAAAACTCAGCTAGTGAGTTAAATTGATGGTCTTTATCGTCGTTGTCATCTTGGACAATGCAGAAAGCATCCAGCCAAAGATATCGAAGACCGATCTGTCGCGTGACTTCGATGAGGTCCTGAATGCTCTTTGGTAGGCCTGTGGCTTCGATTCCAGAAGCTATTCTGTAGCCTATGTTTTCCTTGGTCGTTTGAGCTTGTTTTATAGCGTCCTCTTTTAAGCCGTTGCCCCATACATAACTGCCAATAGCAAAGGATACTCTGGCATCGTCGCTTGCTTCCAACAACCTGATGAAGGGGTCACCAAGTTGACCTACGTCCAGTAGTCTCTTCGGCATAGCCAAGTTTTGTCGATTCTCTCTGGCACGTTTTTCGCATTCGACATGACGGCGTCGGCATCTGTGAAACCGCTTTTTAATCCATGCGAAGCTTTCAGCCGAGCCAGGATGCAGATTGAAAGGCGAAGCCTCAACAAATTTATGAGCAAGATTATCTATTGATTTAGTAAGCATGACAGATCATATCTTTATTTCATCCTGGATTGAGATCTTGGTCACCTTTTGGAACCAAAGCGAATAACatattctcttcttcatcgtcctcgtAACCCCTGACTTGATGATCTTCTGGCTTCATTTCCCATCTGAAGCCTAGACCCCGCAATATATCACCATCACTCCAAGTTCGTGGTTCTAAAGTCAAGTCATGACGTGTTCGACAAGCTGGATATGAGACACGGTCGAACTTTGTTTGTAAAGTCTGGAAGAGCAGGCAACCCGAGGAAGCCATCTCTGCTACTTTCGTATAGGAAAACTTGCCTGTAACACTACCATAGGTCGACATATTATGGATCAGCAGCTTCTGGCAACAAGTACAAGAGTGTGGCTGCAGGGCAGTAACGTCAGATTGAAAGCTTGGTAGATCTTGTTCCATAGTAGATAAGGGTGTCTGACGATATTTAACCGTGCTCTGAAGATGAACGTCATAGTTAGCCCTCGTAACTTACCGTAATAGAATTGTTACGACTGGTCTTAGGTAAACAACCTGATTTTAGGCTAGAGGAATCAAATATAGGCCGCAGGGCTTTTGCTTTCTGTTTCACTTGGGGCTATTTAACGATAGAACGCTGCAGAAAGGCCTTGAGTGGAAAGTCCCCCAGTTATGTACAATCCCAAACACTGAGAAGTCAGCCTATCGATACGAGCGGGGTAAGGCAGAATTACTTAAAGAAGGTCAGATTTTATACATGGCACTGCTGTCACTCACCGTAACCTAAAATGTAACCCTGCATCAATGAGGGAGGGGAGGGGGTGGTCTCGTATGTATTGAGTATTTGCACTGCCCTACCGTGTATTCATATCCAGTAAACACACAGCTGCGATCATGTTTACTAACAGGGCCTAGGGCCCCGGTCGCTTCTGGCCTCTTCTCTTTTAGTAATATGTATTGTATTAATTTAAGAGACAAAAGCTGATTCACGTAGATTCAATAATTCATTTAATCCCTTTTAAATCCAGTCGATCACTTATCCCAGTTGGTTTCAAGCTGCACTATCAGCCATCGGCTATCACTCTCACGGCTAAATGTAGCGCTGCCTACAAATCAAATGCAATCCGACAAACTGCCAAACGATTTATTTAAATATGCCAAAATTCTATGCTAAGAAAAATCTAAACCACTGGATTTGAAATAACATCTGATATATTTAATACGTCTTTGCAGCCTACCTGGAACCTGGCCGGTCTGGTAGGCGGATCTGACCAATTATAGCAACTTCTCGGACCCTCCGTTAGTGAGCTACTTCCAGCTTAGCATCCGAGCTGGCTCAAGTAAAGGTAGCTTCTCAACTTTTTCTATCCCTGGCCCCACTTCTCCCCCGACCAGTCCAGTCTTTACCGATCAACGCCTGGCCTGATGAATCCTTCTCCACACTTCACACAGTGATGGGCTTCGGTCCCCATTGATGCTGCAACAAACTCCAAGAATCTTAGAATGTGAACTTTCTGCGGCCTGAAATTCTGCGACTCGGTCACTAATTGCAGAATCAATCGCGAAACCTTGGTTTAAGTACCCACGAGAATAAGGAGGGTAAAAAGGCATAGGTCAGCTCGAGAGGCGAAAAGACGTGGTTAAGCTTGGATGCAttagttattattactttGTATCTATATGTGGGCCACGTCAAAGGCTTTGTAGCTAATATAACATAATCCTCCTTGTGACCAAGGTTGATGGTACGCCTCATCAAGGGCGTTCTTCCCAGCAGGGCGCCTCTGCCTAGTGACAGCATGGCATCGCCAACACTGAAAGCGCACCTAGCGGATGTCCGCGTCCTCGTCAGGACGCGGTAATTGCACGTCCCGGCTGGTGAGTCGTTCTGAGCATGGTCTCCAACAGCCAACTGCTCGAGTAGCCGAGACACGAAAAGACTCGATGCTTCACGCGATGGCTCGACTGCGCAGGCTCAAGCGACGCAATCAGGTGGTTGCGAAGCTTTATATGTAGCTTTATCGCTTCTTCCGCTGATACTGATGGTCAGGCTGGAGGGCGTAGCTTCAGGTTCAGTAATGAACCCATCTGGAAAAGTCGGAGCGCGTCATGGCATCATCCTCAACTCGTAGACTGAGATCTCATACGCCCGACAATGTTCATCCTGCTGACAATTCTGCTCCTGCAGTTGGCGATTCCTGAGCCCTCCCGAGCTTCAAGTAGCTGTCAACCTCGGGTGTAGGTTGTTGTGCGACGAGAGAGTCGGGAGATGACGGCGAGCCAGCTTGTCCTTGTGTATGTTCTCTGTCGGTGGGAGAAGGTGTTTGTGGAGGACTGTATGAAGATTGCGGCTTGAATGATGGGCGAGTTCGTCGCTTTGATCGAGCTGTGGTTGTGTCGCTGGGTTTGGCGACCTTGCGACGAGGCTggtcttcctcgtcctctgTTTGGCGCTTTCGCTTCTGGTGCTCGGCCTGACACCCAGCCGTGTCTGCTTTAGTAGCATTGCTGGAGGGCTTGATAGCATGGTCATGTGGTGACGGAAGCGCAGATTTGGTACTGTTCGATTCGGCTGCCCTGGCTTCGAGTCTCTTCTCCCTCGCATGCCTTCGCGCCCGTCGCTTagcttcaacagcaacaatATCTATTCCGGCTCTCGCATATATGCGAACCCTGACCTCGCGCATCGAATCACGAAAGCTTTCGCTGCCTTCATCGTCGGTGTCGTTGTCGGAGCAGCTCATCTCGACCGAGGGCTCATAGAAACGCAAGCCCTGCAGACACTTGGGTACTGGGTTGGCTTCAATGGCGTAGAGAAGTCGATCAAGTTCCTCGAGGAAGTCGGGGTCAGGTCCGGCGAAGCACATGGGTAGAGTCGGCGTCGATGGAAATGTCACCAATTTGGCGCCGAAGGTCGGGACTGGGTCATCGAGAGGCTTGTGATATGATCAGTACAGTTCAGACCATGATTTGACATACTGGGGTACTTACGCCGTATTGCTTTTCATAGCTATCGGCCAGGCATTGTCGCCAGCCGCGTTTTCTCTGTCCTGGGAACATTTGCGGCGCTGATTAATTAATGGTGTCGAGGTGAGAAGCAAATGGCCTGACGCCAAATTGACGCGTCGATGGCGGAAGAATATTATCCCGCTGATGACGATTTGTTCATACCAGCACGTCATTGGTCACATCTTTCATTTTAAGATCTTAGCCCCAGCTTAGTACCTTACCCTGCACTCGCCAGACCCATAATCATTTTACCCCACCAGGAATTGTTTATTTCTAACTCAAGCTCAAATAGATAACTCAAGCTATGGATATATCAGATATCCCAAGTAGCCAAGAGACGGTCGAAGACCCTACTTTACCAGGCTCTTCAGCGGAAGGGGCTACGATTATTCTTACGCCAGAAAACGCTGAGGCCCGACTGGCGTTTAGTGAAGTCGCTGAATGGCTGCAAGGACAGAGCGAAgatcctcatctccaagctgCACGACAACACACACGAAAATGCATGTGGATTTCCTCAAAGCAGCAAAATGATCGTGAAATCGGCCGATTACTTAGAGCAACATCGGaaaacctttcatcatcatcaccaatcTCATCGCCACGGGATCCAAAATCATCTTTCCGCTCAAATAAGTCAGAAGATAAGAGTCAAGAGCAATTAATCTGGAAAGGCCACTACTTCATATCGCTTGATCAACCCCCTCGAAATCCGTCAAGAGGATGGGTAGTTGGTTCTTTGAGAGATGGCCCTCATTTGAACGATATTGTCCTTTGTTTGCGTTCTGGTAACGAAAAGATGTACAAAGTCCGACGCAATCAGGCTATTCTCCAAATTGATgaaataagctttatatatGTGCAGCCAATAACCGAAAGATCCATCACCATGGTCAACGGGGATAAGATCTCCAGGAAGAGAGTTTTCAACCAGTCATCTGCTCGCCTGGCGTTCGGCTCTCTCTACTACCGCATCCAGTATGCTCGAGGATCTTACGCCGACGACTACCCCAGCAGAGTCAAACGTTACTTGGACGAGCACCTCCAGATTCCTAAAACTCTGCTGGAGCTATCACTGACACCAACGCCATCTGAAAGCAGCCCCATCACCATCGGACAATGGACTGTTAGCGCAGGCACTGTAGGCAAAGGAGCTTCCGGAATGGTCAGCATCGCTTCGAATGACCATGGCCAACGTGTTGCTCTGAAGAGAGTGCAGGTTGGGAGAGATAGGGAGCACACACGGAAAGTCCAGACAAAGCTGGAGACACTCGCTGCATTATGCCAGAGGAAGAACGAAAACCGGCTGCTGCGACTTATCGAAGTTATCACGGATGATGTGAAATCAGCGAATAGGATAGCAGACGTCTGGTTCGTTCAAGAACCAGCTGCTCAGGACATACTTTCCACCGCCCTCACCAGGGGTCTGTTCAAACAAGGTCGTGAAAGGTGAGATCATCGCTAATGGTACAACTTCACCGCACGAGCTCACCAACCAGGATATCTATCGTCACAACCGTTTTGACAGACATCCTTGGCGCCACAAACTTCCTCCACAGCCACCGCTGGATACACGGCGATCTCAAACCCGGCAACATTGGCATCCGAACATGGACCACCGAGTGCATATCTCTAGTGCTGctcgatctcgacgatgCCGAGGAAAGCCCTTTCCCAGGTAGACATCACCCTGCTCGGCCTGGAACCGGCGGAACGATCGGATGGCTAGCACCTGAGCGAGAGATGACGGGATATAACGAGCTGGCTGATATCTGGAGTATTGGCGTCATGGTCATTGAGATGATTTCGGGGCGGCATCCGTGGCGACAGGGCAAGAATCCCTGGAGACCTGGCTCTGAAGCTAGTGAGTTGCAGAAAGAGTTTCAAGACATGTATGGAGAAGCAGTTGATGCTTTGAACAAGCTTCATGATAAGGGTACGACCTTATTCCCGTTGTGGGAGAGTGGTGCTGATTTTGTTGCTAGCTTTGAGGAACGCTGTTATTGGCATGGTGCGGCATCCGTATGCTGAAACGTCGGCACAACGGCAATCAAGACTTACGGCGAAAGAGGCCCTGAGACTTCTGGGTcatgctgaagatgatgaaaacGCTAGCAAGCGACAAAAACGGCTTTGAGATAGATGAAGCCTTTCGCGCGCTGTGAATGGGATCCTAGAGATCGTAAACCTGAAGAGACTAGAACATAGAGACTTAGAAGACAGAGCATTTCCAAGCATGGAGCGCCCTAATGACCGAGTTCAGAGACGCAGGTATTGACCCGACTATCGGCCAACCCGAACTTGGACATATTGATAATCATCAGATGACGAGTGAGACTGACTAATGAAAGAGACATCGTGCAGCATGACTAAACTCCCCAGTTACAAGTAGATCGTTGGTTAGAAGTAATGTTGTACTGCGAGGGACTGATGCAATAAAGGAAATCTCATCTATGAGTTCATGCATCATTGAAGGCTATTTCGCAGGTTATGGCTGCAACTATTTATTCACTTAGTATAGCGCGTCTCGCAAAGACTACTAATAAGCCATCGTCCGCCCTCCAACCTAAAGGAGCAGACATTGACTCCATGGGCAATTTCAATACCATCAACCTGAAGCACGAACGGTGCCCAAACGAAGCCCAGATCGCTACAACGCCGTGCCTCGCAGTCAAGAAGCCGCTTCTCAATTGTAGGTTCATTCTGAGCTTGTTGCTTTAGGCGCTCAATGAGTTCCGGCCACATGAATGTCTCCGGTGCATGACCATCTTTCGACATCGTAGCCCCTGCACCAGGCAACAGCAGGGCGGGAATGGCCTCCCAGTCTTGAGCTTTGATGCTCTTAAGAAAGTCTTGGAATGGAGCGATGATCTCTGACACTGGACCCGTCTCGACTGACGGCACCGGCTGCTCAGGTGATAGATGCTTCATATCAACAAGTGCTGAAATACGCCATGGGTTTCCGTCGCTCAGGATGTCGTCAGATTGACGGTGCAAGGTGCAGAGATGAACAGTGTGGATGAACTCGCCACGGCCATCCATGGAGGCTGACCAACCAACGAATACAGCAGCTATGTTTTGAGAGACCCATACATCCGCCCGTGGTTCTGCCAATTGATGTTTGAAGCCTGTTGGTCCGGACTCTTGTTGTTTGGCGAGCAATCCACTAACGCGCTCATACATGTCATCAAAGCTTTCTGTTTTGAGACCACCCATCTCTGGTGGGAAAGGAACAGTGATTAGGCCATGTGGCAGAGCGAAGCGTTCTTCTTTAAATGGGGGCGGGGAACTGAAATACTCGTGAAAGCCACGGACGATATCCGAGACTTGCGCATGCTCAGCATTAAGCTGTGATAAAGACGACATCCTAACAGTTGTCAGCAACTACTAGTATCGCAATGGTAGATTTTTATCAGGCTTGAGCTGAGAGTCAGGTGCCTTTATACTATTCGGTCAACAAGTAAACTGACAGGATTTGAAGGATTCTTACTGGCATCGGCGCAGTCAGCTTACTATTGCATCTAGCCTACTACTGTACGCAGTCGTGGTGGTATTTCGACGAAATACAACAAATTTGGCCCGTGCACGCGTGACATCCCTAGCACATCCAGTTAGACCCTCCATTCTTATACAGCACCATATATATAGGGCATGCGAATCGGGCTCCCCCCAGGCTTGGGTCCTTGGGGGCCAGGGTACACGTTATACGCGCGTCGACGCGTTCAGATCATTCGCAGAGCTTCAAGTCAAAACTCTTTAATGGAAAAAGCAAAGTTGGCCAATGAGATAGCGAGATCACCACTTTAGCTTGAACTTTGAGAAGCCTCTTTCATGTGAAAGTGGAATGCGGGGTCATTGCAGGAAATATCAGCCAATGATGATGTAAAACGTCCACTTTCAGTGAAAATGAGTGAATCTATAGAGATGTAGGTTATCTTAGGTGTGATCAAGCCGgctttctcttttcttgaTTTCATTTCCTCAATGAAAAATGCCGCCCATTCATAGTGCAAAAAGAGGTGACGCTCATGAACTAACCATCTCGCCAATGCCCTTTTTTGAtctttgtccttgaggaTTGACTTACATCTGTCGCCAAACAGCAGCTGAAGTTCCATAAATCGATTGAAACCAAATTTTCGACGAAGTCTTGAGCTTTGTTCAGACACGGGTATTTCAAGCTCGAACTTTAGTTTTCTATTTGGGTTGTCAAAACATAGTCTAGCCTTGTACTCCACAGCTCTTCCCGCGCTGAGATCTTGTTCGTGGCCTTGGACCCATACTTCTCCATCACACTTTAGTGGGAAAGCTTTGCCATCGAAATACTTGTGCTGTCTCATTTGTTTCCAAAAGATATCTTGATCTTTCCATGCTGAGAGATACTCTAGTGACACATCTTCCAGGTCCACAGAACAGTAGCATGCAACACGGTGAACTTCCCACTTAGCTATCATAGATGCGTTCTTCATTCCTACAGGGCATTTCGCTTGTTCATGAGTAGTGTAAGTATATAATACAGCTGAATAAAGGAAAGACGTACGCCATATAAAATCGAAAGGTTCTATTAACTTATCACCCTTTGAGGTCTTGAACCCTCGTTCTACAGGGTGATGAGCTCTTATGTTGCGCCCTGGCATAAATGAGGACCCAATGAGCTGATCATGCCTCGGATTCGTTGTAGCGTTCTGTATTTCGGGCTGGCTGTACTCTATAAAAAGCTCCTCCATTGCATCTatgattgaagatgatggagagatGTCTTCGTCGAGGCTACTCTGAAGTGCTGAATCGTCAGAGCATCTATTATATCGATCGTCAACGTCGATAGTGGATGGTATAAGGCGAAGCATAGACCCATAGTCCTCGTAGCAGGGTACGTTAGCAACGCTTGGATGTTCCTTGTATGGATTTGAAGAAGACATCCTCTTGCGAACAGGAATTCCATCGATATCGGCTGTTGCCTGTACCCTGTCTTTGGCGTACTTCCATCTTCTGGACAAATTTTCAGAATGGAAACAAATTGTTCCTTTTGTGTAGATATTATCAAGATTGGCTCGCACTATAGTTTTGAAGGATCAGACACCGAAGCGGGGAAGATTCTCTTTTCAATCCGCAGAGCTATTGTGCCCCATCCTCTCACTCAAGGAACTATTTCTATTGCGTGTTTGGCGACTGGTGGGCCTCCCGCAGCATAGTCATATGACTTTTTGCCCCACTGTTCTTCAAACAAACATTGCttccttgttctttttcAGCTGGCTGCAGGCGTGACGTAAATGGAAGCGGGGTCGTTGCATACAATACTTGTCTCCTAGAAAAAAGGGCGTGGCTGAAGGATGACTTTCACCCAAAGACTTTTTTACTGTTACTGTTATCTCCAAAGGCGCGGAAGCCAGAACCTAGCACCACAACGACAATTGAGTTCGCGGGTTGATGGCCACTTCTTTTCCGAGTACGTCGAATACATCATCCGGTGTCATGCTACCTGCATCCGATACCCCTCCAAAGCTATGTCGggaacaagaagatcttTTTGACCTAATTATGGGAGGAAAAAAACGTCTTCTTTACACGttcagcaggctgtggcaaGTCTACAGTTTTGGAAGCTGCTGTTGAAGCGCTAAGAGCCCGAGGCAAACAAGTTGATGTCATTGCTCCAACTGGTCGAGCTGCGATTCAGGTCAGAGGCATGTCAACTTGGACTTATATGGGGTGGACACCCGATTTTCACAAGTATTCTTTGCGAAAATTAAAACGCACGGGATTTCGCACCTTTGTCGCGAGTCGTCTGAAAGCTACCAAAGTTCTTGTTATCGATGAAATTAGCATGGTTGAAAATCATCATCTGGAGCGCATAAATGCCTGTATGAAGGAAGTTCGATGTTGGGATCCTGATCTTAAAGCCCTAGCTGACGGCGCTCCCGCTTTTGGAGGTGTCCAACTAGTTGTGACAGGAGACTTCTGTCAACTCCCTCCTGTGAAACCATTCCAGTTCTGTCTCAACTGTGGACTGGAGACAACTGTCGACATCAGCGGAGAAAGCTATGATTGCCCTAGAAATCATGGACCTTTTATGGAAGAGGATAAATGGGCCTTTCGGAGTGCGGCTTGGAAAGAAGCGGGGTTCATCTGCGTCAACCTACAGGAAATTCATCGTCAACGTGATGCCTATTTCATCGAAATACTCCAGAGGTGCCGACACGGAATACCATTTACAAATCGAGATATTGAAACACTAATGGATCATCCTCACAACGTTGAGAAAGCAACGAAACTCCTTTGCACAAGACGTGAGGTCGCAAACGTCAACTTGGACAGTTTTCGGAAGCTCAAAACTCCTGTACACAGGTACGACTGCTTGGATGGTTTCGAATTCGAGCAAGAAGGGAATTTGCAACTTGAGCGATACATTACTCGCGATTTTGATGGAACTTTGATAGCCTGCAGAGATCACCATTTAGAGCCTCGCGTTTTGTTGCGTGGTGGTATGCTTGTCATACTGCAGGTCAACCTAGACTTCAAAAGAGGCCTAGTCAATGGAAGTCAAGGAATCGTTTGTGGCTTTGAAGAATTTGACCGTGAGAGATTTTCGACTTCCCAGAGTGACAAGAAGCACATGCCTTCCTATCCTCTCTTTACTGGGGAGCACGCAGCACTCAAGCAGAGACAAGTCACAGAATTCATGAAGTTACAGCAGCCAGCATCCTTGGGAGATAAGGGACTACCTGCAAGACGTTTCTATTCCATAACGGGGTTAAATGCACCATCTATGCTTCGTGCATCATCAATGCCATCGGCGATAAGGAGCCGTACTCGCTACTACATAGAACTCAAATTCTTCTCATACCTGGTTGGGCGATGAGCGTCCACAAGAGCCAGGGTATGACTCTGGACCGTGTGATCATAGACCTTTCGAGGGCATTTGCAGAGGGACAAGTCTATGTCGCATTGTCAAGAGCAACAGGCCTCGAGGGTCTCAGGATTGATGGCAATAGGGAAGGACTTAGGACTCTTCGCAAAGGTGATAAATCTGTCCAGGACTTCTTAAGGAATAACTTCAAATAGACTTTATACCGGTAGTGGAGTTATGCCTTcaatattaagtaataagaCAGCAAACGATCTCTTGAACTTCCCGCGCTAGCTGTATCAATGAGAATACCGGAGTAGGATCCTGTCACCCCTCTTTTGGCCTCAACACCATACCCTCGATATCTTCAACTGTATAAAAGTCAACAAAAATAAGCTCTTTTTTCATCCGGCCTTTTTCTACTAACTGTATAAGCTTATATCTATCATATCATGAATTAAATAACCTTACTCCTTCCCTGTTTCTACTATAATAGCAACCCTTATTGTATAGACCTCCTTTAAGCTATATACCTTCTGTCTAGGGTCTAAGATAaccttccttctctttgagaCTTGTGATTGGTCGTTTTTCTCGCTTAATACCCTATTTTCATCCTTTGTTTGAGTTAATTGTATTGCCCGTTCATCGAGTCCTTTTGCGATCGTTCGAATATGTGCCTTTTCCTTAGTGTAATGCCTCGTTGCCTAATTCGTCTCTTGCAAGCTTTATAACATCAGATAGCTTATGTGGCATATACCAGGTAAGACAATTAAGGGCTCGTGCTAGCCGGGTAGTGCAGTTGGATTGCCTACTTGGGTGGCTTGAGTCTCATTTTCATCCGGTATCACGTATTTGCTTGATAACGGTCTCATAACATTAACAGGCCATAAGCCTGATTTAAGCCGGCCGGCCCGGATCTTCTCTTCGGTAAAGGCACCAGCCTGAGCCTTAGAATAACACCTTAAAAAGGCAGCCGCTTACAGCCTTCACTAACACCGCCATTTTCCCCTGCTAAAATGTACAAACAACGGCCCCAACCGTGACCCAATTCTATCATATCTAAGCCGCAGTCCCCTACTGGGACGCTAATCAAACGTGTGTGTTTTGGACTTCAAGAGTTCACTATCGATACTAAGCCTGTGCAAGAGCTGATGTACATCTTTGTAATTCTTTATGGAATCGTACCACACAGCTGCTACCAGTGCTTCGACTGCAGTAGCGCCGGTTATGCGGGACACTATTCCCTGTTGAGCCGGGTATGTTTGAATGTGAGGTGTCAAGCGACAATTTTGCTGAACGTCTTGCAGAGCACAATTGGAAAGCTCTTTTTGGCACATCTTCTCGCTTTGCCCTGTTTCTTGAGTGTGAGAGATATTTCAAAAGTAGCGTCTTTTTCTACATACCAGTGGTTTTTCTCTCATGAAAACAATCGTCAAGAGTAATAAGCCAAGTGAGAGCATCTCCAACTTGCGCTAGTGGCTTGTTGCCCTCATTTTTGCGGCTTCCGTGGCATGTTACACCGGCTAACTGGAGTGCCTAACTGGAGTCCCTCTTCTAGTAACGCATGTTTTTTAAAATTATGGCCTAATATCTTCTCAATGTCTCGAAAGCTGCCCATATTGAATTGTGCGGGTTGTCTGCTTGTACGGTCTTGCTTCAGTCGGGAACATGAAAACTGGTTGAATCAAAGGCTATATAGCTATGCCTTAACCTCACATTAGATCACTCCAAGTACATTAgttcttctttctctattCGCTGATACGTCTTCTTGTAATCAGTTTCGTGACAACCGATACACATCTAGCATGTCCAAGAACTCTATCGATATCAACATATATAGTTTCTGAAATTTTGTGAACTTTGAGGCATATACATGGGTAGTAGACAGAGGTACGCGACAATTAAGGGTACACCACAACtaagaatagaagagtagggtTGGCCGACGGAAACGCGTCGCGTTTCGCGTTTTAGGTTTTTAATTTTCATTAGTGCGGCATGAGAAACGCATTGTGTTTCCATCGAAGAAATTACGGGGCGAAGATCCTAGACGGTGATTGGTCAAAAACAGGAAACTCAATGCGTTTCTAGTGATAATGCTTGAGTTGGGTTAGCAGGAAGCAGTTTGGGGTGATGCGGAGGAGAAGCTTTGATCGATTGGAGA is part of the Fusarium oxysporum Fo47 chromosome VII, complete sequence genome and harbors:
- a CDS encoding kinase-like domain-containing protein; this encodes MVQLHRTSSPTRISIVTTVLTDILGATNFLHSHRWIHGDLKPGNIGIRTWTTECISLVLLDLDDAEESPFPGRHHPARPGTGGTIGWLAPEREMTGYNELADIWSIGVMVIEMISGRHPWRQGKNPWRPGSEASELQKEFQDMYGEAVDALNKLHDKALRNAVIGMVRHPYAETSAQRQSRLTAKEALRLLGHAEDDENASKRQKRL
- a CDS encoding heterokaryon incompatibility protein-domain-containing protein, producing the protein MEQDLPSFQSDVTALQPHSCTCCQKLLIHNMSTYGSVTGKFSYTKVAEMASSGCLLFQTLQTKFDRVSYPACRTRHDLTLEPRTWSDGDILRGLGFRWEMKPEDHQVRGYEDDEEENMLFALVPKDNLAHKFVEASPFNLHPGSAESFAWIKKRFHRCRRRHVECEKRARENRQNLAMPKRLLDVGQLGDPFIRLLEASDDARVSFAIGSYVWGNGLKEDAIKQAQTTKENIGYRIASGIEATGLPKSIQDLIEVTRQIGLRYLWLDAFCIVQDDNDDKDHQFNSLAEFYKQAGILISAASASDCGEGFLQSRTVDRCYGSIFELPYEWKVDGHETRGSLLLSEMDLDGSTDNDPVHMRIWTFQEHLVSSRVISFGSRQIKWTCQQEKNSVDGGNYHEMIGGLEYNLRIAFSPSRYPYETLVEKGWRVMSWMEIVEEYSKRDYSRLEDRVPAFYEAMSLLAPHMGWTRDQLRNLKFLQRMENLDHRGLGRHYPAESSIGSQLRQLGDTNPTIEFQKIDGQPPCLTIEGFVQEADWIGNYTIDVPAEDVQLFQVDLDVEMPPQPVFLLDLSASYTSPFSMGLVLVKIPGYLTRFQRCGRFEAIEVNPDGSHILFSKKGGSFKTITII